A window of the Nocardia sp. NBC_01329 genome harbors these coding sequences:
- a CDS encoding TetR/AcrR family transcriptional regulator: MPVNAQEDSISPGRATAAGNGGSPRPAPKSRRGIRTRAVLVAAARSVFEADGFVDARISDITRTAGVASGSFYTYFDSKEEIFAEVVEQVREEMLHPHVRARGGSDDPRDWIAAANREYLLSYQRNARFMAVLEQVSRIDQQFAALRAERASAFIDRNAALIRDLQDRGLVTARLDARVTALALSSMVSKVAYLVFVEGEKIEFDTLLETLDWIWCNALQLPGNPDAAE; this comes from the coding sequence ATGCCGGTGAACGCCCAGGAAGACAGCATTTCTCCGGGCAGGGCCACGGCTGCGGGGAATGGTGGTTCGCCCCGGCCCGCCCCGAAGAGCCGACGTGGTATCCGCACCCGCGCCGTATTGGTCGCGGCGGCCCGCTCGGTTTTCGAGGCGGACGGATTCGTCGATGCCCGGATCAGCGATATCACCCGGACCGCGGGGGTGGCGTCGGGGTCGTTCTACACCTATTTCGACAGCAAGGAAGAGATCTTCGCCGAGGTCGTCGAACAGGTACGGGAGGAGATGCTGCATCCGCACGTCCGTGCTCGCGGCGGCAGCGACGACCCGCGTGATTGGATCGCCGCGGCGAACCGGGAGTATCTGCTGTCCTATCAGCGCAATGCCCGGTTCATGGCGGTACTCGAGCAGGTGTCCCGTATCGACCAGCAGTTCGCCGCGCTCCGTGCCGAGCGGGCCTCGGCGTTCATCGATCGCAATGCCGCGTTGATCCGGGATCTGCAGGACCGCGGGCTGGTCACCGCTCGGTTGGACGCCCGGGTGACGGCGCTGGCGTTGTCGAGCATGGTCAGCAAGGTTGCCTATCTGGTGTTCGTGGAGGGGGAGAAGATCGAATTCGACACCCTGCTCGAAACTCTCGACTGGATCTGGTGCAACGCTCTGCAACTGCCGGGAAACCCGGACGCGGCCGAGTAA